The Xanthobacter flavus genome includes a window with the following:
- a CDS encoding phenolic acid decarboxylase, protein MTDPFESTRPAEIAPFVGKHIIYTYANGWQYEMYFKNERTIDYRVHGGMVGGRWVKGQEVHIVRLADGVYKVSWHEPTGTCVSVAYNLNENRAHGATFFPRWIEEEPKKIIGFQNEKIDLMRQYRDAGPTYPTMLVDEFADITFVEECGRDDESVIACAPEDLPTGYATRRNVG, encoded by the coding sequence ATGACCGACCCATTTGAATCCACCCGTCCGGCCGAGATCGCCCCCTTCGTCGGAAAGCACATCATCTACACCTATGCCAATGGCTGGCAGTACGAGATGTACTTCAAGAACGAGCGCACCATCGACTACCGCGTCCATGGCGGCATGGTGGGCGGGCGCTGGGTCAAGGGCCAGGAGGTCCACATCGTCCGCCTCGCCGACGGCGTGTACAAGGTCTCCTGGCACGAGCCGACCGGCACCTGCGTGAGCGTCGCTTACAATCTCAATGAGAACCGTGCCCACGGCGCCACCTTCTTCCCGCGCTGGATCGAGGAGGAACCGAAGAAGATCATCGGCTTCCAGAACGAAAAGATCGACCTGATGCGCCAGTATCGCGACGCGGGGCCGACCTATCCGACCATGCTCGTCGACGAGTTCGCCGACATCACCTTCGTGGAGGAGTGCGGCCGCGACGACGAAAGCGTCATCGCCTGCGCCCCCGAGGACCTGCCCACGGGCTATGCGACGCGCCGCAACGTAGGCTGA
- a CDS encoding IS110 family transposase gives MVYVGLDVSLNSVAVCVIDREGQILKEASVASEASAISQCLQPWRDRIAKIGLEAGPMSEWLTAGLAELGFPAISLEARQVKAALSAMPVKTDRNDARGIAQVVRAGWYKVVHVKSIGSQHARTLVAARKHLIRSIAASEQTLRGLLRPFGLKVGIVSRAGFASRVRDLVGNNAILAEVMAPLLAARDALMQEYQRLHRLVVQAVRNDPVCRLLTTMPGIGPVSALTFRATIDAPERFARSRSVGAYLGLTPRRYQSGEIDRTGRITKVGDGETRTALFEAANVILRPSTRWSPMKAWAVRIAQRQGSKRAKVALARKMAVVLHSMWRNGTEFRWTAAAA, from the coding sequence ATGGTGTACGTCGGCCTTGATGTCTCTTTGAACTCCGTAGCCGTCTGTGTCATCGACCGGGAAGGTCAAATCCTGAAGGAGGCGAGCGTGGCGTCGGAGGCGTCCGCCATCTCGCAGTGTCTCCAGCCTTGGCGGGATCGGATTGCGAAGATTGGGCTTGAGGCTGGGCCGATGTCGGAATGGCTGACTGCGGGTTTGGCGGAGCTTGGTTTTCCCGCCATCAGCCTGGAGGCGCGGCAGGTGAAGGCGGCGTTGTCGGCAATGCCCGTCAAGACCGATCGGAACGACGCGCGCGGCATTGCCCAGGTGGTCAGGGCTGGTTGGTACAAGGTCGTGCACGTGAAGAGCATCGGCAGCCAGCACGCGCGAACGTTGGTGGCGGCGCGCAAGCACCTGATCCGCTCCATTGCCGCGTCGGAGCAGACACTTCGCGGATTGCTCCGTCCCTTCGGCTTGAAGGTCGGCATCGTGTCGCGGGCCGGATTTGCCTCTCGTGTCCGAGATCTGGTTGGCAACAACGCCATCCTGGCTGAGGTGATGGCTCCCCTATTGGCAGCCCGGGACGCACTGATGCAGGAGTACCAGCGCCTTCATCGCCTGGTCGTCCAGGCTGTCCGGAATGATCCGGTCTGCCGCCTGTTGACGACCATGCCCGGAATCGGGCCGGTTTCCGCTCTGACGTTCAGAGCAACGATCGATGCGCCCGAGCGTTTCGCCCGCTCCCGGTCCGTCGGGGCTTATCTCGGGCTCACACCTCGGCGGTATCAATCGGGCGAGATCGATCGGACCGGACGGATCACCAAAGTGGGCGACGGGGAGACGCGAACTGCGCTGTTCGAGGCCGCCAACGTCATCCTGCGACCGAGCACACGCTGGTCACCGATGAAGGCCTGGGCGGTGCGCATTGCTCAGCGTCAGGGAAGTAAGCGGGCGAAGGTCGCTCTGGCTCGCAAGATGGCGGTCGTTCTTCACAGCATGTGGCGGAACGGCACGGAATTCCGATGGACTGCGGCCGCGGCGTGA
- a CDS encoding IS3 family transposase (programmed frameshift): MTTPDRIQKQIIGILKEHEAGVPVSDLCRKHGVSDASIYKRKARFGGMDVSEAKRLRALEDESAKLKRMLADAMLDNVALKDLPGKEVVTSAAERRAVAHLMEAHGMSERRACKATGFCRMTMRYRATRGNDASRERMKAIARERRRFGYRRLHVLLRREGFRVNHKRLFRLYREERLMVRQRGGRKRAIGTRAPMMIPLRPNERWSLDFVADQMTDGRRFRMLAIVDDCTRECLALVADTSLSGVRVARELDRLLAERGRPKMIVSDNGSEFTSNAILAWTDAARVEWHYIAPGKPMQNGFIESFNGRLRDELLNETLFSSLSQARAALGRWQLDYNTARPHSKLGWQTPSAFASTFHPRRDQTLRNMNGSASAPAAPHARQGKSNRQNELTAG, encoded by the exons TTGACGACACCGGACCGAATACAGAAGCAGATCATCGGGATCCTGAAGGAGCACGAGGCCGGGGTGCCGGTCTCGGACCTGTGTCGCAAGCACGGGGTCAGCGACGCCAGCATCTACAAGCGGAAGGCGCGTTTCGGCGGGATGGACGTATCGGAGGCCAAGCGGCTGCGGGCGCTCGAGGATGAGAGCGCCAAGCTCAAGCGCATGCTCGCCGACGCCATGCTGGACAACGTCGCGCTGAAGGATCTCC CTGGGAAAGAAGTGGTGACGTCCGCTGCCGAGCGCAGGGCTGTCGCCCACCTCATGGAAGCCCATGGGATGAGCGAACGGCGGGCGTGTAAAGCCACCGGCTTCTGCCGCATGACCATGAGATACAGAGCCACGCGCGGGAATGACGCCTCGCGTGAGCGCATGAAGGCCATCGCCCGGGAGCGACGGCGGTTTGGCTACCGCCGTCTCCACGTCCTGCTCAGGCGGGAGGGCTTCCGGGTCAACCACAAGCGGCTGTTCCGGCTCTATCGTGAGGAACGGCTGATGGTCCGCCAGCGCGGCGGTCGCAAGCGGGCCATCGGAACGCGGGCGCCGATGATGATCCCGCTGCGACCGAACGAGCGCTGGTCACTCGACTTCGTCGCCGACCAGATGACCGATGGCCGGCGCTTCCGGATGCTGGCCATCGTGGACGACTGCACTCGCGAGTGCCTGGCGCTCGTGGCGGACACGTCGCTGTCCGGGGTCAGGGTCGCTCGCGAACTCGACAGGCTTCTGGCAGAGCGCGGCCGGCCCAAGATGATCGTCAGCGATAATGGCAGCGAGTTCACCTCCAATGCCATTCTGGCCTGGACCGACGCGGCCCGGGTCGAATGGCACTACATCGCGCCCGGCAAGCCGATGCAGAATGGCTTCATCGAGAGCTTCAACGGCCGCCTGCGGGACGAGCTGTTGAACGAGACGCTGTTCTCCAGCCTGTCTCAGGCCAGAGCCGCTCTCGGCCGGTGGCAGCTCGACTACAACACCGCCCGGCCGCACTCGAAGCTCGGATGGCAGACGCCAAGCGCCTTCGCCTCAACGTTCCACCCGCGGCGGGATCAGACGCTCCGCAACATGAACGGCTCCGCGTCTGCTCCCGCCGCTCCACACGCCCGACAGGGCAAATCCAACCGCCAGAACGAACTCACAGCTGGATAG
- the guaA gene encoding glutamine-hydrolyzing GMP synthase, giving the protein MTAAPAASQDTVLIIDFGSQVTQLIARRVREDGVYSEVVPFQKAEEAIARLKPKAIILSGGPASVIEGQSPKAPDAAFGAGVPVLGICYGEQCMAAQLGGAVEAGHHREFGRAEVTVQKSVPLFDGVWRPGERHTVWMSHGDRVTRLPEGFEVVATSDNAPFAAIADVSRNYYGVQFHPEVVHTPDGARLLSNFVRKVAGLEGNWTMGAFRERAIARIREQVGTGRVICGLSGGVDSSVAAVLIHEAIGDQLTCVFVDHGLMRHAEADEVVSLFRGHYNIPLVHVDAADLFLKELEGVEDPEVKRKTIGRLFIDVFEAEAKKVGGADFLAQGTLYPDVIESVSFAGGPSVTIKSHHNVGGLPDRMNMKLVEPLRDLFKDEVRALGRELGLPESFVGRHPFPGPGLAIRCPGAVTQEKLDILRKADAIYLEEIRYAGLYDVIWQAFAVLLPVRTVGVMGDGRTYDHVLALRAVTSVDGMTADFYPFDMSFLGRTATRIINEVKGVNRVVYDVTSKPPGTIEWE; this is encoded by the coding sequence ATGACCGCCGCGCCCGCCGCCTCCCAGGACACCGTCCTCATCATCGATTTCGGCAGCCAGGTGACGCAGCTTATCGCGCGCCGGGTGCGTGAGGACGGGGTCTATTCCGAGGTGGTGCCGTTCCAGAAGGCGGAGGAGGCCATCGCTCGCCTCAAGCCCAAGGCCATCATCCTCTCCGGCGGTCCCGCCTCGGTGATCGAGGGGCAGAGCCCCAAGGCGCCGGACGCGGCGTTCGGGGCGGGCGTGCCTGTGCTGGGCATCTGCTATGGCGAGCAGTGCATGGCCGCGCAGCTGGGCGGCGCGGTGGAGGCGGGCCACCACCGCGAGTTCGGCCGCGCCGAGGTGACCGTCCAGAAGTCCGTGCCGCTGTTCGACGGCGTCTGGCGCCCCGGCGAGCGCCACACCGTGTGGATGAGCCACGGCGACCGCGTGACCCGCCTGCCCGAGGGCTTCGAGGTGGTGGCCACCTCCGACAACGCCCCCTTCGCCGCCATCGCCGACGTGTCGCGCAACTATTACGGCGTGCAGTTCCACCCCGAGGTGGTGCATACGCCGGACGGCGCGCGGCTCCTCTCCAATTTCGTGCGCAAGGTGGCGGGCCTCGAAGGCAACTGGACCATGGGCGCCTTCCGCGAGCGCGCCATCGCCCGTATCCGCGAGCAGGTGGGTACCGGACGGGTCATCTGCGGCCTCTCCGGCGGGGTGGATTCCTCCGTCGCCGCCGTGCTGATCCACGAGGCCATCGGCGATCAGCTCACCTGCGTGTTCGTGGACCACGGTCTGATGCGCCATGCCGAGGCGGACGAGGTGGTCTCCCTCTTCCGCGGCCACTACAACATCCCCCTCGTCCATGTGGACGCCGCCGACCTGTTCCTGAAGGAGCTGGAGGGCGTCGAGGATCCGGAGGTGAAGCGCAAGACTATCGGCCGGCTCTTCATCGACGTGTTCGAGGCCGAGGCCAAGAAGGTCGGCGGCGCCGATTTCCTCGCGCAGGGTACGCTCTATCCGGACGTGATCGAGAGCGTTTCCTTCGCCGGCGGCCCCTCCGTCACCATCAAGAGCCACCACAATGTGGGCGGCCTGCCCGACCGCATGAACATGAAGCTGGTGGAGCCCCTGCGCGACCTGTTCAAGGACGAGGTGCGCGCGCTCGGCCGCGAGCTTGGCCTGCCGGAAAGCTTCGTCGGCCGCCACCCCTTCCCCGGCCCCGGCCTCGCCATCCGCTGCCCCGGCGCGGTGACGCAGGAGAAGCTCGACATCCTGCGCAAGGCAGACGCCATCTATCTGGAAGAAATCCGCTACGCTGGCCTCTATGACGTGATCTGGCAGGCCTTCGCCGTGCTCCTGCCCGTGCGCACCGTGGGCGTGATGGGCGACGGCCGCACCTACGACCACGTCCTGGCCCTGCGCGCCGTGACCTCCGTGGATGGCATGACCGCCGACTTCTACCCCTTCGACATGAGCTTCCTCGGCCGCACCGCCACCCGCATCATCAACGAGGTGAAGGGCGTCAACCGCGTGGTCTACGACGTGACGAGCAAGCCGCCGGGGACCATCGAGTGGGAGTGA